The following are encoded together in the Desulfofalx alkaliphila DSM 12257 genome:
- the pilM gene encoding type IV pilus biogenesis protein PilM, whose product MIKKFFNRGFYTGVDVAERQINAVQIRLKGGKPEVTGSGTVSLSAKNTEINNEELANSLRQCFAKINYRGEPVITALPNHQLLMGTATFPLLSGKELATAAHYETCNQFQINERDYITEHLPINIDEEEEQIEVLLIAAPLGQIHRYHQVFKLAGLKLSVIDIYPAALWRLSRNRLTKPGFSCAMLHLDGANTQLLMVADKKIQYVRPLNYQGKEGAALVEEVNRALALYAYRPNHKPIEKIILTGVEDLHMVLVQYLEAKLGLPVHTDSTLEPALAMAFGLAVRESDP is encoded by the coding sequence ATGATTAAAAAGTTTTTTAACAGGGGCTTCTATACGGGGGTTGATGTGGCAGAGCGGCAAATCAATGCGGTGCAGATTAGGCTGAAAGGGGGTAAGCCGGAGGTTACCGGTAGCGGAACCGTTAGCCTCAGTGCCAAGAACACAGAAATTAATAATGAAGAATTGGCTAATTCGTTGAGGCAATGCTTTGCAAAAATAAACTACCGGGGAGAACCGGTTATTACAGCGCTACCTAACCATCAACTGCTGATGGGCACCGCCACCTTTCCTCTCTTGAGCGGAAAGGAATTGGCCACCGCAGCCCATTACGAAACTTGCAATCAATTTCAAATAAATGAAAGGGATTATATTACCGAACATTTACCCATTAATATAGATGAAGAGGAAGAGCAAATAGAGGTGCTCTTGATAGCTGCCCCCCTTGGTCAAATACACCGGTATCATCAAGTGTTTAAACTGGCCGGGTTAAAGCTCAGTGTCATAGATATTTACCCCGCAGCCCTATGGCGCTTATCCCGGAACCGGTTGACTAAACCCGGTTTTAGCTGTGCCATGTTGCATTTGGACGGTGCCAACACCCAGCTGTTAATGGTGGCCGATAAAAAAATTCAGTATGTGCGTCCTTTGAACTATCAAGGCAAAGAAGGGGCTGCACTGGTGGAAGAAGTCAATAGGGCACTGGCCCTTTACGCTTATCGTCCAAACCATAAGCCCATAGAAAAAATTATCCTCACCGGTGTAGAGGATTTACATATGGTATTGGTCCAATATTTAGAGGCTAAGCTGGGCTTGCCGGTACATACAGACTCAACCTTAGAACCTGCCCTGGCAATGGCATTTGGCCTGGCCGTCAGGGAGAGTGACCCATGA
- a CDS encoding PilW family protein: MLRGRNQQGYTLLELMLVITLLSIIMTAVFKFMLQGSAMWWQGQRQIDVQENLSIALDKISRELRNCDKLLFVNSTAGFQPDLDSQILCFYFDYKTVSYYVDDKKQLCRTFGSGLPVSSHVKELKLEYFNSDGPIAPGTQAHAVDRVEITLVGSGEGTPDLVLTTSVAIRTFDN, translated from the coding sequence GTGTTAAGAGGGCGAAACCAGCAGGGTTACACCTTATTAGAATTGATGTTGGTAATCACACTGCTGTCCATTATAATGACAGCTGTTTTTAAATTTATGCTGCAGGGCAGCGCCATGTGGTGGCAGGGCCAGCGGCAGATTGATGTGCAGGAAAACCTATCCATTGCCCTGGATAAAATTTCCCGGGAGCTTAGAAATTGCGATAAATTACTGTTTGTCAATAGCACTGCCGGTTTTCAACCGGACTTAGACAGCCAAATACTTTGTTTTTACTTTGACTACAAAACGGTAAGTTATTACGTGGATGACAAGAAGCAGCTTTGCCGCACCTTTGGCAGCGGTTTGCCGGTATCGTCCCATGTTAAAGAGCTTAAATTAGAGTATTTTAATTCTGATGGGCCCATTGCACCGGGAACCCAAGCCCATGCGGTGGATAGGGTAGAAATAACACTGGTCGGCTCCGGGGAAGGCACACCGGACCTTGTATTAACCACCTCGGTGGCTATCCGTACATTTGATAACTAA
- a CDS encoding type IV pilus modification PilV family protein, with amino-acid sequence MRNIQGMTLLELVIALTIIGIAVIPLCNMFLQSKGMANSGLHTTQAIYLAQHVLETVKAEEYHRVTSHGWRPLDQAPYAGEWRYRLQVEQCPSQHRLKEVTVVVSYPGPWEQEQKTIQLTMIKAQR; translated from the coding sequence GTGCGGAATATACAAGGAATGACGCTGCTGGAGCTGGTAATTGCGCTAACAATAATTGGCATTGCTGTAATACCCTTGTGCAATATGTTTTTACAAAGTAAAGGGATGGCCAATTCCGGTTTGCATACCACCCAGGCCATTTACTTGGCCCAGCATGTACTGGAGACGGTAAAGGCAGAAGAGTACCACCGGGTGACATCCCATGGCTGGCGACCCCTTGACCAAGCCCCCTATGCCGGTGAATGGCGATACCGCTTACAGGTTGAACAATGCCCGAGCCAGCACCGCTTAAAGGAAGTGACGGTGGTGGTCAGTTACCCCGGGCCATGGGAACAAGAACAAAAAACCATACAGTTGACCATGATTAAGGCCCAGAGGTGA
- a CDS encoding prepilin-type N-terminal cleavage/methylation domain-containing protein — MGKYKHLSNCRAFTLVELVAVLAVMSIILAVALPKLNGHLGNARLETAALQMAGDIRYLQQLAATTEEEMSNYYLLFSPTEHKYRLFKNHQSFKTVTLPPGVNLESTNFPNNRLNISVKGLPSGGGGTVVLSNKDTQKHKYVVVASITGRVRVSETPP; from the coding sequence GGGCTTTTACCCTGGTGGAATTGGTGGCGGTGCTGGCTGTTATGTCAATTATATTGGCGGTGGCCCTGCCTAAACTTAACGGTCACCTGGGCAATGCCCGGTTGGAAACAGCGGCCCTGCAAATGGCCGGGGATATTCGTTACCTGCAGCAGCTTGCCGCCACCACAGAGGAAGAAATGTCTAACTATTATCTGCTATTTTCCCCCACTGAACATAAATACCGGCTCTTTAAAAACCACCAATCTTTTAAAACAGTGACTTTGCCGCCGGGCGTTAATTTAGAGAGCACTAATTTTCCTAATAATCGCTTAAATATAAGTGTCAAAGGTTTGCCCTCCGGCGGCGGTGGAACGGTGGTGTTATCCAATAAAGATACCCAAAAACATAAATACGTGGTGGTGGCCAGCATCACCGGGCGGGTGCGGGTCAGTGAAACCCCTCCCTAA